A genomic window from Leptolyngbya sp. BL0902 includes:
- a CDS encoding Uma2 family endonuclease produces the protein MVSIQLRQLDVPPGQRLVLRDVSWAEFNAILEELGEQRSTRIAYDHGLLEIMAPLPEHEYFKQSLSIAIEDISEELDLDYESYGSTTWKKQAEQAGIEPDNCFYVQNEALVRGKLTLDLDQDPPPDLALEIDLTSKSIHRFPIYARLGIPEIWCYDQGQLTVYLLQSGAYQPAAQSLVFPTLKVQELPGLIEAHRTQGRLALRRAVRAWVRDQIQ, from the coding sequence ATGGTTAGCATTCAGCTTCGGCAATTAGATGTACCACCGGGGCAGCGGTTGGTGCTGCGCGATGTCAGTTGGGCCGAATTTAACGCCATTTTGGAGGAACTGGGCGAACAGCGCAGCACCCGCATTGCCTATGACCACGGACTGTTAGAGATTATGGCCCCCTTACCTGAACACGAATACTTCAAACAGTCTCTTAGTATTGCCATTGAAGATATTAGTGAAGAACTTGATTTAGACTACGAAAGCTATGGGTCTACCACCTGGAAAAAACAGGCGGAGCAGGCTGGCATAGAACCCGATAATTGCTTTTATGTACAAAATGAAGCCTTGGTACGTGGCAAACTCACCCTAGATTTAGACCAGGATCCGCCCCCAGATTTAGCCTTAGAAATTGACCTCACCAGCAAATCAATTCATCGGTTTCCTATCTATGCACGGCTAGGGATACCCGAAATTTGGTGCTACGACCAAGGCCAACTCACGGTTTATCTGCTGCAATCGGGAGCGTATCAACCTGCCGCCCAAAGTCTGGTGTTTCCAACCCTTAAGGTGCAGGAATTACCTGGTTTAATTGAAGCCCATCGTACCCAAGGACGGCTGGCCCTACGGCGGGCGGTGAGAGCCTGGGTGAGGGATCAGATTCAGTAA
- a CDS encoding DUF2862 domain-containing protein — protein sequence MALEIGQKVKIVRLRDRVSSDVAGRLGKSGTISNFKVVDGRGIGVVVEFDDKYATWFFEDELSPA from the coding sequence ATGGCTTTAGAGATCGGCCAGAAAGTGAAAATTGTCCGCCTGAGAGATCGTGTTTCCTCCGATGTTGCGGGCCGCCTCGGTAAAAGCGGTACCATCAGCAACTTCAAAGTGGTGGATGGCCGTGGGATCGGCGTGGTAGTGGAATTTGACGACAAGTACGCCACCTGGTTCTTTGAAGACGAGCTATCTCCCGCCTAG
- the hisF gene encoding imidazole glycerol phosphate synthase subunit HisF, which produces MLAKRILPCLDVKAGRVVKGVNFVDLRDAGDPVELAQAYNEAGADELVFLDITATHEDRDIIIDVVYQTAEQVFIPLTVGGGISNLDTIKKLLRAGADKVSINSAAVKRPEFVQEASDRFGSQCIVVAIDARRRPDPANPGWDVYVRGGRENTGLDAIAWAEEMVNRGAGELLVTSMDADGTQAGYDLELTRTIADRVPVPVIASGGAGNCQHIYEALTEGKAEAALLASLLHYGQLTVAEVKHYLQDHQVPVRMTDSQ; this is translated from the coding sequence ATGCTGGCAAAACGAATTCTTCCTTGCCTGGATGTGAAGGCGGGACGGGTGGTGAAGGGAGTTAATTTTGTCGATCTACGCGATGCGGGCGATCCCGTTGAGCTAGCCCAGGCATACAACGAAGCCGGAGCCGATGAGCTGGTGTTTCTAGATATCACCGCCACCCACGAAGACCGAGACATCATCATTGATGTGGTCTACCAAACGGCGGAGCAGGTGTTCATTCCGCTGACGGTGGGCGGCGGCATCAGCAACCTCGATACCATCAAAAAGCTGCTGCGGGCCGGGGCCGATAAGGTCAGCATTAACTCGGCGGCGGTGAAGCGGCCAGAATTTGTCCAAGAAGCCAGCGACCGCTTTGGTTCCCAGTGCATCGTCGTCGCCATTGATGCCCGTCGTCGGCCCGATCCCGCCAATCCGGGCTGGGATGTCTACGTGCGCGGCGGAAGAGAAAACACGGGCCTCGACGCCATCGCCTGGGCCGAGGAAATGGTGAACCGGGGGGCTGGGGAACTGCTCGTCACCAGCATGGACGCCGACGGCACCCAAGCGGGCTACGACCTAGAACTCACCCGCACCATTGCCGACCGGGTGCCCGTGCCCGTAATTGCCTCCGGTGGGGCGGGCAACTGCCAGCATATCTACGAAGCCCTCACCGAGGGTAAAGCCGAAGCCGCCCTGTTGGCCTCCCTGCTGCACTATGGCCAGTTAACCGTTGCCGAGGTGAAGCACTACCTCCAAGATCACCAGGTGCCCGTGCGGATGACGGACAGCCAGTGA
- a CDS encoding DUF3419 family protein, protein MPSEIERHTRFDHLRYAQCWEDADILLEALAVQPHHTCLSIASGGDNTLALLSRGPQRVIAVDLSPAQIACLELKVAAFRCLSHGEMLMLLGARSQGFLRTLRSLRAELYQRCRKELSPPARKFWDSHPKAIAQGILHSGKFERYLALFRRWVLPLVHSPQVWQPIFKGLSPTERENWYANQWEGWRWRWLFRAFFSRFTLGHLGTDPEFLRYGDQSLAEHLLGRTRYALTALDPAQNPYLHWIVLGGYDTVLPYALRPENFEPIRQNLDRLEWHTTSLEDFLSRNDQPIDRFNLSNVFEYMSESHFQTVLETLHHHAAPRAKMAFWNRLSDRICPPNSSHWQTLEDLAHRLHAQDQVFFYKRFVVVQKIGSTG, encoded by the coding sequence ATGCCCAGCGAAATTGAACGCCACACTCGCTTCGACCACTTGCGCTATGCCCAGTGCTGGGAAGATGCCGACATTTTGCTAGAGGCCCTGGCAGTGCAGCCCCACCACACCTGCCTTTCCATCGCCTCCGGTGGCGACAATACCTTGGCCTTGCTCAGCCGTGGCCCCCAGCGGGTGATTGCGGTAGACCTCAGCCCCGCCCAAATCGCTTGTTTAGAACTGAAAGTTGCCGCCTTTCGGTGCTTGAGCCATGGCGAAATGCTGATGCTGCTGGGAGCCAGATCCCAGGGATTTTTGAGAACCCTGAGATCTTTGCGGGCAGAGCTTTACCAGCGCTGCCGAAAGGAACTCTCGCCCCCCGCTAGGAAATTTTGGGACAGCCACCCGAAGGCCATCGCCCAAGGCATTTTGCACAGCGGCAAATTCGAGCGCTATCTGGCCCTCTTTCGCCGTTGGGTGTTGCCTTTAGTGCATTCTCCCCAGGTGTGGCAACCGATTTTCAAGGGACTTTCCCCCACAGAACGCGAAAATTGGTACGCCAATCAGTGGGAGGGCTGGCGCTGGCGTTGGCTATTTCGAGCCTTCTTTTCACGGTTCACATTGGGCCATTTGGGCACCGACCCGGAATTTCTCCGCTATGGCGATCAGTCCTTGGCCGAACACCTGCTAGGGCGCACCCGCTACGCCCTCACCGCCCTCGACCCCGCCCAAAACCCTTACCTACACTGGATTGTCCTCGGTGGTTACGATACTGTGCTGCCCTACGCCCTGCGTCCCGAAAATTTTGAACCCATCCGCCAAAACCTAGATCGCCTAGAGTGGCACACCACCTCATTAGAGGATTTCCTGAGCCGAAATGACCAGCCCATCGACCGTTTCAACCTCAGCAATGTGTTTGAATATATGTCCGAATCACACTTTCAAACGGTGCTAGAAACCCTGCACCACCACGCCGCTCCTAGGGCAAAAATGGCCTTTTGGAATCGACTCAGCGACCGTATCTGTCCGCCCAATTCTTCCCACTGGCAAACTCTAGAGGATCTGGCCCATCGCCTCCACGCCCAAGACCAAGTCTTTTTCTACAAGCGCTTTGTGGTAGTTCAAAAGATTGGCTCAACAGGGTGA
- a CDS encoding PEP/pyruvate-binding domain-containing protein: protein MLYCVWLSPEQTPPPNSLPPLGGKAATLAHLAQAHFPVLPGVVLLPQAFWASLPLDHRDALTLTNDHIPTHIAPAVIAEVRRCLKAIEAPEQRWAVRSSALAEDGTQQSYAGQLETVLGVALADLESAILKVWQSAFSESLQAYRQAQDSPNSETSDTEVSSLQTSATSTHLQPPAVLIQLMLNPVAAGVAFSADPISGRRGVTVIQAVYGLSAALVNGDVVGDTYLVSREGQILERRLALQTQQQRIDTSGNLTWEPVPAEAQQRAVLTDSQILDIAQLAQKISHHQSRPQDIEWAWVEEPPHPPTPSPTRGEGEPETFQSPSPNLGEGFRVRAANLYLLQARPITTLATQPDPDGTYGLWDNSNIVESYSGVTTPLTFSFARKAYTEVYQQFCRFMGVPDGVIAQHRQVFQTMIGFLQGRIYYNLLSWYRVLTFLPGYRLNARFLEQMLGVQQGLPDAVMADIRRQNQTHPAADALRLAWSTGRILTNYATLNRRIQRYHQRLGRVLMTADQLATLPDQRPDELVKIYRRIEGELLTHWDAPLINDFFAMIFYGVLKKLVTRWYDDTTGALQNTLISLTGDIISTEPAQRITEMAAMLADYPESINVFCNGSLAEIQRTLKTIPPLAAAYQQYLAKFGDRCLEELKLESPTLSDDPLPLLRTVGYMAQKKPSPPQSPSPQGRGGGRTENTHCSNDLLPSNSPLPVGEGPGVRAKDLEVRAKVLGVRAILFRWVLHNTRRLVRNRENLRFERTRVFGQARRVFVELGKRFYALDWLDDPADIFFLEVEEIMGLVEGTATTLDLRGLVSVRQAQYQQHLAAPALPRRLETFGLPSLGLSSPSVPSFEAELSTDLGISQVTDSNDTWQGTGCAPGMVQGRVCLVSHPRQWLQRQGAPKENQEPQILVATSTDPGWVLLFPHAQGLLVERGSVLSHVAIVARELGLPMVSDLPNVTTLLKEGDWVAVDGRTGRVQRISPES, encoded by the coding sequence ATGCTGTACTGCGTCTGGTTGAGTCCCGAACAAACCCCGCCGCCCAACTCCCTTCCTCCCCTGGGCGGCAAGGCCGCGACCTTAGCGCACCTAGCCCAGGCCCATTTCCCAGTGCTACCGGGGGTTGTTCTCTTGCCCCAGGCCTTTTGGGCTTCGTTGCCGCTGGATCACCGGGATGCCCTCACCCTGACCAACGACCACATCCCAACCCACATCGCTCCAGCGGTGATAGCCGAGGTACGGCGGTGTCTAAAAGCCATAGAAGCGCCAGAACAACGGTGGGCCGTGCGCTCATCGGCCTTGGCGGAGGATGGCACCCAGCAAAGCTACGCCGGACAGTTAGAGACTGTCCTCGGTGTCGCGTTGGCGGACTTGGAAAGCGCCATTCTCAAGGTTTGGCAATCTGCCTTTTCCGAATCGCTGCAAGCCTATCGTCAGGCTCAGGATTCCCCGAACTCAGAAACCTCAGATACCGAGGTGTCGAGTCTTCAAACATCAGCGACTAGCACCCACTTACAACCGCCCGCCGTGTTGATTCAGCTCATGCTCAACCCCGTCGCGGCAGGGGTGGCCTTCAGTGCCGATCCGATCAGCGGCAGGCGAGGGGTAACGGTTATCCAAGCAGTCTACGGTCTCTCTGCGGCCTTGGTGAATGGGGATGTGGTGGGAGATACGTACCTCGTCAGCCGAGAGGGGCAAATTCTCGAACGTCGTCTAGCTCTGCAAACTCAGCAGCAGCGAATCGACACATCGGGGAATCTCACTTGGGAACCCGTCCCCGCCGAGGCCCAGCAGCGGGCGGTGCTGACCGATAGCCAAATCCTCGACATCGCCCAACTGGCCCAAAAAATCAGCCACCACCAATCCCGCCCCCAGGATATTGAGTGGGCTTGGGTGGAAGAACCCCCTCATCCCCCAACCCCTTCTCCCACTAGGGGAGAAGGGGAGCCGGAAACTTTTCAAAGTCCCTCTCCCAACTTGGGAGAGGGATTTAGGGTGAGGGCCGCCAACCTCTACCTCCTGCAAGCCCGTCCCATCACTACCCTGGCCACTCAACCCGACCCCGACGGCACCTATGGCCTGTGGGACAACAGCAACATTGTGGAAAGCTACAGCGGCGTCACCACGCCCCTGACCTTTTCCTTTGCCCGCAAGGCCTATACCGAGGTATATCAGCAGTTTTGCCGCTTTATGGGGGTGCCCGATGGGGTGATTGCCCAGCATCGCCAGGTGTTTCAGACCATGATTGGCTTCTTGCAGGGGCGAATTTACTACAATCTGCTGAGCTGGTATCGGGTACTGACGTTTTTGCCGGGATATCGGCTAAATGCGCGGTTTTTAGAGCAAATGCTGGGGGTGCAGCAGGGTTTGCCCGATGCCGTGATGGCCGATATTCGCCGCCAAAATCAGACCCATCCCGCCGCCGATGCCCTGCGGCTGGCCTGGTCTACCGGGCGCATTTTGACCAACTATGCCACCCTCAATCGCCGCATCCAGCGCTACCACCAGCGGCTCGGTCGAGTGCTGATGACTGCCGACCAACTGGCCACCCTGCCCGACCAACGGCCCGACGAACTGGTAAAAATCTATCGCCGCATCGAAGGCGAACTCCTCACCCACTGGGACGCACCGCTGATTAACGATTTCTTCGCCATGATTTTCTATGGTGTTCTCAAAAAACTGGTGACTCGTTGGTACGACGACACCACCGGAGCATTGCAGAATACCCTAATCAGCCTAACGGGCGACATCATCAGCACCGAACCCGCCCAGCGCATAACGGAAATGGCGGCAATGTTGGCCGATTATCCCGAATCCATCAACGTATTCTGCAACGGCTCTCTGGCCGAGATTCAGCGCACTTTGAAGACCATTCCACCCCTAGCCGCCGCCTATCAGCAGTATTTGGCCAAATTTGGCGACCGCTGCCTAGAAGAACTCAAACTCGAAAGCCCTACCCTCTCCGACGACCCGCTGCCCCTGCTGCGAACCGTGGGCTACATGGCGCAGAAGAAGCCCTCACCCCCTCAGTCCCCCTCTCCCCAAGGGCGAGGGGGAGGCCGGACAGAAAATACTCACTGTTCTAACGATCTTCTCCCATCTAACTCCCCTCTCCCCGTGGGAGAGGGGCCGGGGGTGAGGGCCAAAGACCTGGAGGTGAGGGCCAAGGTTCTGGGCGTTAGGGCCATCCTCTTCCGCTGGGTGCTACACAACACTCGCCGCCTCGTCCGCAATCGGGAAAATCTACGCTTCGAGCGAACCCGTGTCTTCGGCCAAGCTCGGCGCGTGTTTGTGGAACTGGGTAAACGGTTTTATGCGCTGGACTGGCTGGATGATCCCGCCGACATCTTTTTCCTAGAAGTCGAGGAAATCATGGGATTAGTGGAAGGCACCGCCACCACGCTGGATTTGCGCGGCTTAGTCAGCGTTCGCCAAGCCCAGTATCAGCAGCACCTCGCAGCTCCGGCCTTGCCCCGACGGCTCGAAACCTTCGGCCTGCCGAGTTTGGGACTGTCGTCCCCATCGGTACCCAGCTTCGAGGCAGAACTCTCCACGGATTTAGGGATCTCACAAGTTACCGATAGCAACGACACCTGGCAGGGCACGGGCTGTGCGCCGGGGATGGTGCAGGGGCGGGTGTGTTTGGTGAGCCATCCGCGCCAATGGCTTCAGCGGCAGGGGGCACCCAAGGAAAATCAGGAACCCCAAATCTTGGTGGCCACCTCCACCGATCCGGGTTGGGTGCTGCTATTCCCCCATGCCCAGGGGCTTCTGGTGGAGCGGGGCAGTGTGCTCTCCCATGTGGCGATTGTGGCGCGAGAATTGGGCCTGCCGATGGTGAGCGACCTCCCCAACGTGACGACCCTGCTGAAAGAGGGTGACTGGGTGGCGGTGGATGGCCGCACGGGACGGGTGCAGCGCATTTCGCCTGAGTCTTAG
- the nrtS gene encoding nitrate/nitrite transporter NrtS, translating into MPQTMLPQPKPPQTYWQSLRDPHYAPTALRVALVIGTLLFTINHGVALWQGQMTRQRWFSAALTYVVPYCVSIHGQHSRSARPRPRP; encoded by the coding sequence ATGCCCCAGACCATGCTACCCCAGCCCAAACCGCCCCAAACCTACTGGCAAAGCCTGCGGGATCCCCACTATGCCCCCACGGCGCTGCGGGTAGCCCTGGTAATTGGCACCCTTCTGTTCACGATTAACCATGGCGTGGCCCTCTGGCAGGGGCAAATGACCCGCCAGCGCTGGTTCTCTGCCGCCTTGACCTATGTTGTACCCTACTGCGTAAGCATCCACGGCCAACACAGCCGCTCCGCTCGCCCTCGCCCTCGGCCTTAA